The Anaeromyxobacter sp. Fw109-5 genomic interval AGCCGAACCCGAGCGCGGTCGAGGTCTCGGGCTCGAACGTGAAGGCGGAGTCGTTGAGGCGGAGCTTCTCGAGCGCGTCGCGGAGCTGCTCGTAGTCCTTCGCCTCGATGGGGAACACGCCCGAGAACACCATCGGCTTCACGACCTTGAAGCCGGGGAACGGATCCTCCGTGGGCCGATCCGCCTCCGTGACGGTGTCCCCCACCTTCGCGTCCTGGACCTCCTTCACGTTCGCGACGACGATCCCCACCTCGCCCGCCGTGAGCCGCTGCACGGGCTTCGCGAACGGCGCGAAGATCCCGAGCTCCTGCACCTCGAACTTCTTCCTGTTCGAGACGAGCTGGATCTTCTGCTTCGGCGCGAGCGTCCCCTCGAACACGCGCACGAGCATGACGACGCCGCGGTACGAGTCGTACCAGGAGTCGAAGATGATCGCCTTGAGCGGCGCCTCGGGGTCGCCCTTCGGCGGCGGGACCTTGCGGACGATCTGCTCGAGGATGTCCCCGATGCCGATCCCTTCCTTGGCGGACGCGGGGACCGCCTCCGAGGCGTCGAGCCCGATGACCTCCTCGATCTCCGCGCGCACGCCGGGGACGTCGGCGCTGGGCAGGTCCACCTTGTTGATGACCGGGATGATCTCGAGGTCGTGGTCCAGCGCCTGGTAGACGTTCGCGAGCGTCTGGGCCTCGACGCCCTGCGTCGCGTCCACGACGAGGATCGCCCCCTCGCACGCGGCGAGCGAGCGCGACACCTCGTAGGCGAAGTCCACGTGCCCGGGGGTGTCGATGAGGTTCAGCTCGTAGTCCACCCCGTCCCTGGCGCGGTAGCGCATGCGGACGGTCTGGGCCTTGATGGTGATCCCCCGCTCCCGCTCGAGCTCCATGTTGTCGAGGAACTGCGCCTGGGCGTGACGCTCGCTCACGGTCCCCGTGTGCTCGAGGAGGCGATCCGCGAGCGTGGACTTGCCGTGATCGATGTGGGCGATGATCGAGAAGTTTCGGATGTGCGCGTTCGACTCGGGCATGGAACGCGGGGCTTGTAACACGCGCGTCCCCAGGGGGCCACGCCGCCCACCGCCCCGCCCGTCGCTGCGGGCGGCGAGCGGGCGCGACGTCGTGCCGCTCGACGCGTGATCGGCGGGGGTGATATCGCTGCGCGCCGCGCGGCGTGGCCTGGTCGCGCGCCCGTGTAGGCAGTGCCCTCCTGGCGCGGCGCTCGCCGCTGGACCGAGCCGTGCCCGCATCGGTTACCTCTAAAGGGGAGCCCCAGGAATACCAGCGGGTTGTATTGCCCTACGTGTATGGCACTATATATTGTAGTCACGCGTTGACATCAGGTGGTCGGCTGCTAGAGTAGACATTCGCGGTTGGGCGGCGTCGCAGAGGTCGGAGGGCGGAGTGCGGCGCTACGCGCGGGAAATCCAGACATTTGCGCCTCGTGAAGAGGCGCTGCGGCGGGCGCGTCAGACGCGCTTGCTACACCTCCGGCACTGAACGAGGGCCGGCCGGGGGCACGAACGTTCGATCGGCTGCGCGCCTGGCGTGCAGCCGAAGGGGCAGGCGTTTGCCCGCGCTCGCCGGGGCGCGGGGGCGGAGGACGAGGGACATGATGGAGCGCGAGATCACGGGGCAGCGGGCGCGGGGCGCGAAGGCCAGGAAGGTCGCGAGGAGGGGACTCACCATCCCGCGCACCTTCACGACGCGAGGGGTCGATCCGGCGGAAGAGCTCGCCTGGGAGACGCGAACCGCGCAGATCAACGGCGAGGGCGGCGCGGTCATCTTCGAGCAGCGCGACGTGGAGGTCCCGAAGTCCTGGTCGATGCTCGCGACGAACGTCGTGGCCTCGAAGTACTTCCGCGGATCGCTCGGGTCCCCTACCCGCGAGCGCTCGGTGAAGCAGCTCGTCGGGCGTGTCGTGTCCACCATCGCCGCCTGGGGCCGCAAGGACGGCTACTTCGCGACGGAGGAGGACGCCGCCGCCTTCGAGGCCGACCTCGCGCACCTCGTGTACCGGCAGAAGATGAGCTTCAACTCGCCGGTCTGGTTCAACGTCGGCGTCGAGGAGCACCCCCAGTGCTCCGCCTGCTTCATCAACTCGGTCGGCGACTCGATGGACTCGATCCTGAGGCTCGCCCACACCGAGGGGATGCTCTTCAAGTACGGCTCCGGGGCGGGCTCCAACCTGTCGAAGATCCGCTCGTCGAAGGAGCGGCTCTCCGGCGGCGGCGAGGCCTCCGGCCCGGTGTCGTTCATGCGTGGCTTCGACGCGTTCGCGGGCGTCATCAAGTCGGGCGGCAAGACGCGGCGCGCGGCGAAGATGGTGATCCTGGACGCCGACCACCCGGACATCGGGGAGTTCGTCAGCTGCAAGGCCGACGAGGAGAAGAAGGCCTGGGCCCTCATCGACGCCGGCTACGACGGCGGCTTCAACGTGAAGGGCGGCGCCTACGACTCGGTCTTCTTCCAGAACGCGAACCACTCGATCCGGGTGACGGACGGGTTCATGCGCTCGGTCCTCGACGATCGCGCCTGGGAGCTCACGGCGCGCACCGACGGCCACGCCCTGGAGTCGATCCGAGCGCGCGACCTCATGCGGCAGATCACCGAGGCGGCCTGGCTGTGCGGCGATCCGGGCATGCAGTTCGACACCACCATCAACGCCTGGCACACCTGCCCGGCCACGGATCGCATCAACGCGTCCAACCCGTGCTCGGAGTACATGTTCCTCGACGACTCGGCCTGCAACCTGGCGTCGCTGAACCTCATGCACTTCCGCGGGATCGACGGCGCCTTCGACGTGGAGTCCTTCAAGCGCGCCGTCGACCTCACCGTCCTCGCGCAGGAGATCCTGGTCTCCAACGCGAAGTACCCCACCGAGCAGATCGGGAAGAACAGCGAGGACTACCGGCCCCTCGGGCTCGGGTACGCGAACCTCGGCGCGCTGCTCATGGCGAGCGGCCTGCCCTACGACTCCGACGGTGGCCGCGCCTGCGCGGGGGCGATCACCGCGCTCATGACGGGCGAGGCGTACGCGATGAGCGCCCGCATCGCGGAGCGCATGGGGCCGTTCGCCGGCTACGAGCGGAACCGCGAGCCGTTCCTCGGCGTCGTCCGCAAGCACGCGAACCACGTCGATCGCATCGACCCGACCTTCGTCGAGCGTCCCCTCCTCGACGCCGCGCGCGACGCGTGGGGCGACGCCCTCCGGCTCGGGACGCAGAGCGGCTACCGGAACGCGCAGCTCACCGTGCTCGCGCCGACCGGCACCATCGGGTTCATGATGGACTGCGACACGACGGGCATCGAGCCGGACATCGCGCTCGTGAAGTACAAGAAGCTCGTCGGCGGAGGCGTGCTCAAGATCGTGAACAACACCGTCCCGCTCGCGCTGCAGCGGCTCGGGTACTCCGCCGACGCGATCGCCTCGACGCTGGAGTTCATCGACAAGGTCGAGACGATCGAGGGGGCCCCCGAGCTCCGCGACGCCCACCTGCCCGTGTTCGACTGCGCCTTCAAGCCGCAGAACGGCACGCGCTCCATCCACTACATGGGCCACATCCGCATGATGGGCGCGGTGCAGCCGTTCCTCTCGGGCGCCATCTCCAAGACGGTGAACATGCCCACCGAGGCGACGCCGGCGGACATCGAGACGGCGTACCTCGAGGCGTGGAAGCTGGGGCTCAAGGCCATCGCGGTGTACCGCGACGGCTGCAAGCGGAGCCAGCCGCTCAACACCGGCAAGGCGAAGGAGGAGGAGAAGCGCGAGAGCGCCGGCGAGCGGCTCGCGCGCCGCCGCCTCCCCGACGAGCGCCGCGCGCTCACGCACAAGTTCTCGATCGGCGGGCACGAGGGCTACATGACCGTCGGCATGTACGACGACGGCTCGCCGGGCGAGGTCTTCATCACGATGGCGAAGGAGGGGTCGGTGGTCTCCGGCCTCATGGACTCTTTCGCGACCTCCATCTCGATGGCGCTCCAGTACGGCGTGCCGCTCAAGGTGCTCTGCGACAAGTTCAGCCACATGCGCTTCGAGCCCTCGGGGTTCACGGGTAACCCGGACATCCCGATCGCGAAGTCGATCTCGGACTACCTGTTCCGCTGGCTCGCGCTGAAGTTCCTCCCCAGCGAGGGCGCCGTCGCCGAGGCCCCGCAGAACGCGCTGCCGCCGGGGTCGGCCCCGACGGGCTCGTCCGCGCGCGCCGCGCAGCAGACCGTGGAGGCGAAGCCGCTGGCGGCCTCCTCGAACGGCCACGCGAACGGGTCGTCCAACGGCGTCCAGACGGCGTACAAGCGGGAGAGCGACGCCCCGCCGTGCCCGACGTGCGGCTCCATCACGGTCCGCAACGGCGCCTGCTACAAGTGCGTGAACTGCGGGTCCACGACCGGCTGCAGCTAGCCGAGCACCGGGCCGCGACCTCGCGGCCGTGATCTTCACGCGCCGGGGCGGCTCGTCCGCTCCGGCGCGTGACGTCTTGGACCCGGTGGGTCGCGTCGCAGCGGGGTGGCGCCGAACGCCCGCACGCTCCCCTCCCTGGCGCAGCCTCCCTCACACCCTGCCCCGTTTCACCCTCGGGCGCTGCATTGCCCGGCGCGCCCCCGCGCCAAACGTTCGTGGCGGAGGTCCGCCATGAGCTCGCGCGCAGTCGCCCTCGTCCTCCTCCTCTCCGCGGGGTGCGGCTTCTCCCGCGGCGCGGTGCTGGCCCGCCGCGTGGAGGAGGGACCCCCGCTCGAGGACCCCGGCTCCGAGTCGTATTCCCTCTGGCACGACGGCGGCGGCTGGCACCTGCGCGCTCGCTCCGACCTGCCGCGGCGGTTCCACGGGGAGATCGCGGGGACCGGAGACCGGGCGTCCGCGGTGGGAGTCGCGGGGGACGCGGTGAGCGCGGGCGGAGGTCGCATCCGGTTCTCGTTCCAGGCGGGCGACGACGCGGGGTTCGACTTCGGAGGCGGCTGCGTGGACGTCGCGCTCTACATCGACGGGGACCCGCGCCCGCTCCGCGTGTTCATCGGGGAGTTCGGCGCCGCGCCGGGGCGGGTGCCGTTCCGGGTCTGCCCGTAGGCGCTGCGCGCGGCGGCTGGTCAGCGGAACTCGCGCGCGCGGTTCCCGACCTGGGGCGCGAGCGCGAGCGGCGCGACCGAGCTCACCCGCACGTTCACGACCTCGCCGCTCCGCTCCACCCGGCCGCGCGCCAGGAGGAACGGGGCCGCACGCACGACCGGCCGGAACCGCTCGTACACGTCGGGCATCACGACGAGGTTGGCGATCCCGGTCTCGTCCTCGAGGCTCACGAAGACGATGCCCGCGGCGGTCTGAGGCCGCTGCCGGACGATCACGAGTCCCGCCACCTCGACGGGCGCGCGGTCGGGCAGGCGCGTCAGCTCCCGGGCGGTGCGGACGGCGCCGCCGGGGAGCGTGCCGCGCAGGACCGCCATCGGATGGCCGCGCACCGAGACGCTGGTCGTCGCGAAGTCCTCCGACACCTCCTCCGCCGCGCTCGCCGACGGGAGCGTCGCGTCCGGCTCGGCCGGGGTGACGCCCGCGAAGAGGTCGCCCCCGTCCGCCTCCATCGCGAGGCTGCGCCAGATCGCGCCGCGCCGGTCCGGCGCGAGCGATCCGAGCGCGTCGGCCTCGGCGAGCCGGACGAGCCAGGCCCGCGAGAGCCCCCCGCGCCGGACGAGGTCGCCCAGATCGGCGAGCGGGCGCGCCCGCCGCGCCGCCACGATGGCGTCGCCGACGTCCCGCGGCAGCCCGCGCACGAGGTGCAGTCCGAGCCGGATCGCAGGGGCTTCGCCAGCCCCCGCAGGCTCTCCAGGCGCCCTCCCCTCGAGGCCGCTCTCCCAGCCGCTCGCGCACACGTCGACCCCTCGCACCTCGACGCCGTGCCGCTTCGCGTCCTCGACGAGGGTGTGCGGCGCGTAGAAGCCCATGGGCTGGCTGTTCAGCAGGGCGCAGGCGAAGGCGGCGGGGTGATAGCGGCGGAGCCAGGCGGAGGCGTAGACGAGCAGGGCGAACGAGGCGGAGTGCGACTCGGGGAAGCCGTAGCCGGCGAACCCGAGGAGCTGGTGGAAGATGAGCTCGGCGTCCGCCGCGGAGATGCCGCGCTCGGCCATCCCGGCGAGCAGCCGCGCCTTCATCGCCGCGAGCTTCTCGTGCGATCGCCGGTGGGTCATGAGTCGACGCAGCTCGTCCGCCTCGCCCGGCGTGAACCCCGCGGCGACGACCGCGAGCCGCATGATCTGCTCCTGGAAGAGCGGCACGCCGAGGGTCTTCGCGAGGACCGGCTCGAGCGGCGGGTACGGGTAGCGGACCTGCTCCTTGCCGTCGCGCCGGCGCAGGTACGGGTGCACCATCCCCCCCTGGATCGGCCCGGGGCGCACGATCCCCACCGAGATCACGAGGTCGTAGAAGTTCCGCGGCTTGAGCCGCGGCGCGAGCGACATCTGCGCGCGCGACTCGATCTGGAACACGCCGATCGAGTCCGCCTTGCAGAGCATGTCGTAGACGGCGGGATCCTCGGGAGGGATGGTCGCGAGCGAATCCGGATGTGCGAGGCCAGCGGCGGTGGGGAGCGCCGGGGCCGGCCGGTGGGCGGCGAGGAGCGCGAGCGCGCGCGAGAGCGCCGTGAGCATGCCGAGCCCGAGGAGATCCACCTTGAGCAGGTCGAGGTCGGCGAGGTCGTCCTTGTCCCACTGCACGATGGTGCGCCCCGGCATCGCCGCGGGCTCGATGGGGACCGTCTCGCAGAGCGGCCGGCGGGTGATCACGAACCCGCCGACGTGGATCGAGAGGTGACGCGGGAAGCCCTGCAGCTCGCGGGCGAGGTCGAGCGTCATGCGCACGCGGTCCGACGCCTCGACGTCGAGGCCCGCCTGGGCGAGGAGCTCCGGTCCGACCTCCGAGAGGTCCTCGTACATGCCGACGAGCTTGGCGAGCCGGTCGACCTGCGGGAGCGAGAGGCCGAGCGCCTTGCCCACGTCGCGGAGCGCGGACTTGCCGCGGTAGGTGATGACCTCGCAGACCATGCCCGCGCGGTCGCGTCCGTAGCGCTCGTAGACGTACTGGATCACCTCCTCGCGCCGCTCGTGCTCGAAGTCGATGTCGATGTCCGGCGGCTCTCCCCGCTCCGCCGAGATGAACCGCTCGAACAGCAGGCCCATCCGGACGGGATCGATCGCCGTGATGCCGAGCGCGTAGCAGACGGCGGAGTTCGCCGCGCTGCCGCGGCCCTGGCAGAGGATCCCGCGCGAGCGCGCGAAGCGGACGACGTCCCAGACGGTGAGGAAGTAGCTCGCGTACCCGAGCTGCTCGACGAGCTCGAGCTCCCGCGCGAGCTGCCGGGCGACGTCCTCCGGCGGCTCCCCGCCGTAGCGCCAGCGCGCCCCTTCGCGCACGAGCGCGCGGAGGAGCGCCATGCCCGAGACTCCGTCCGCTGGGTCGATCGGGGTCGAGGTCGTCCCTCGACTCCGCGCCTCCGCTGACGCGGAGTCGCTACGCTCGGGATGAGCGGCCTCTTTCCCCGGCGGTACCGGCGTCGCGGTCGGGGTCGCGGTCGGGGTCGCGGTCGGGGTCGCGGTCGGGGTCGCGGTCGGGGTCGGGGTCGCGGTCGGGGTCGCGGTCGGGGTCGCGGTCGGGGTCGCGGTCGGGGTCGCGGTCGGGGTCGGGGTCGTCCCTCGACTCCGCGCCTCCGCTGACGCGGAGTCGCTACGCTCGGGATGAGCGGCCATCGATTCCGCGGCAGGAGTTGGCGTCGTCCGCAGCGACCGGTTCGGCACCGCCGCGACGGCGCGAGCGTCCTGCGCCGGGCTCGACATCGCGGTCGCTGCGCCGCCCGCGAGGGTGGCGCGATCGACGACGACGGGCGGCAGCGGGTGCTCTCCCCGGATCTCCTCCAGGCGGAACCGGCACCCGTCCGCGATCTCCGCGGCGGCCTCGAGTCCCTCGGGGAAGTCGCCCCACAGGCGCGCCATCTCCTCGGGGGCCTTGAGCGTCCGCTCCGCGTTCGGGAACAGGCGCCGGCCGGCCCGGTCGACCGTGGTGCCGTGGCGCACGCAGGTGAGGACGTCCTGCAGCACCTGCCGCCGCCGGTCGTGCGTGTGCACGTCGTTCGTGACCGCGATCCGGATGCCCAGCCGCCGGCCGATCGCGCGCGCGGCGAGCACGCGCGCCTCCTCGCCCGCCACCCGGTGACGGGCCACCGCCAGCGCGAGCCGCGCGCCGAAGATCTCCTTCAGGCGTGCCGCCGCGTCTCCGTCGGCGCCGGGGAAGAGCGCGAAGAGCCCGCGCGCCCGGGCGGCGACCGCCTCGAGCGCCACGGCGACCTCCTCCCGCGGCCGGCGGGGCGCGGCCCGCGCCGGGTCCTCCGCCCCGTGCGCGCGGGTCGCGAGGCGGCAGAGCCCCGCGTATCCCTCGCGATCCTGCGCGAGCAGCACGAGGCGCGCGGGCCGGCCGGTCGCGAGCCCGGTCACCACCAGCTCCGCGCCGACCAGGAGCGGCAGCCCGCGCCGCTTCGCCTCCCCGTGCGCGCGGACGATCCCGTACAGCCCGTTCACGTCGGTGAGCGCGAGCGCCGAGAGCCCGAGCTCCGACGCGCGCGCGACGAGCTCCTCCGGATGGCTCGCGCCCTCCAGGAAGGAGAAGCAGGAGCGGCAGCGGAGCTCCGCGTAGCGCGGCACGCCCGGCCGGAGCGTCTTCCGCGCGCCGCCGGACGCGGCCGGTCCCGTGTCGATCCGCTGTCGCTCGTGGTTCACGTCAGTCGAAGTAGCCGTGCAGGTAGAGCCGTCCGTCCGCGGCGTCGCGGTACACCCAGCAATCGCCCAGCCCATCGAGCCGGACGCGGTAGTAGTCCCGGTCGAACGGCGCGGGCGCCCACCACTCGCCGCGCAGCCGCTCCGGCCCCTCCATCGCGATCACCGCCCGGGCGCGCCCCTCCACGCGGAGCGCGGTCACCCGCCCGCCCTCGCCCTCCGCGAGGATCGGCGCGGGGGGCTGCACGAGCCGGGTGGGCCGGGGCGGCGCCCCTTCGTCGCGCGCGGGGGCCGCGTCCCCGTCGCGGAGGAGGCTCCGCGGGCGCGCGGCCCCGGGCCGCGAGGCGGAGGGCTCGAACGGAACGGGCCGGTACGCCGCCTCGGGCCGGTAGCGCTCGACCGGCTCGGCGGCGAAGAGCGCGCCGTCGCCGAGCCGCCCGGTGAGCCGGGCGAGGACGTTCTCGAGGGCGGCGAGCGCCTCGGGCCGATCGTCGATCGCCAGCTGCTCGGCCGCCAACGGGGCGACCTCGATCGCTGCGAGCTGGACGGAG includes:
- the lepA gene encoding translation elongation factor 4, translating into MPESNAHIRNFSIIAHIDHGKSTLADRLLEHTGTVSERHAQAQFLDNMELERERGITIKAQTVRMRYRARDGVDYELNLIDTPGHVDFAYEVSRSLAACEGAILVVDATQGVEAQTLANVYQALDHDLEIIPVINKVDLPSADVPGVRAEIEEVIGLDASEAVPASAKEGIGIGDILEQIVRKVPPPKGDPEAPLKAIIFDSWYDSYRGVVMLVRVFEGTLAPKQKIQLVSNRKKFEVQELGIFAPFAKPVQRLTAGEVGIVVANVKEVQDAKVGDTVTEADRPTEDPFPGFKVVKPMVFSGVFPIEAKDYEQLRDALEKLRLNDSAFTFEPETSTALGFGFRCGYLGLLHMEIVQERLEREYNLSLITTAPSVVYRVTDTQGEVVEIDNPAKLPPVQRIAKLEEPHLTCHIHARTDDVGAILQLCQDRRGVQRDLKYLGTKRVQITYDIPLAEVVFDFFDKLKSVSRGYASLDYELKGYEEADLVKLDILINGEPVDALSVIVHRERAYHRGRELCQKLREVIPKQMYEVAIQAAIGAKIIARETVKAFRKDVIAKCYGGDISRKRKLLERQKEGKKRMKQVGSVEIPQEAFLAVLKVEE
- a CDS encoding vitamin B12-dependent ribonucleotide reductase, whose amino-acid sequence is MMEREITGQRARGAKARKVARRGLTIPRTFTTRGVDPAEELAWETRTAQINGEGGAVIFEQRDVEVPKSWSMLATNVVASKYFRGSLGSPTRERSVKQLVGRVVSTIAAWGRKDGYFATEEDAAAFEADLAHLVYRQKMSFNSPVWFNVGVEEHPQCSACFINSVGDSMDSILRLAHTEGMLFKYGSGAGSNLSKIRSSKERLSGGGEASGPVSFMRGFDAFAGVIKSGGKTRRAAKMVILDADHPDIGEFVSCKADEEKKAWALIDAGYDGGFNVKGGAYDSVFFQNANHSIRVTDGFMRSVLDDRAWELTARTDGHALESIRARDLMRQITEAAWLCGDPGMQFDTTINAWHTCPATDRINASNPCSEYMFLDDSACNLASLNLMHFRGIDGAFDVESFKRAVDLTVLAQEILVSNAKYPTEQIGKNSEDYRPLGLGYANLGALLMASGLPYDSDGGRACAGAITALMTGEAYAMSARIAERMGPFAGYERNREPFLGVVRKHANHVDRIDPTFVERPLLDAARDAWGDALRLGTQSGYRNAQLTVLAPTGTIGFMMDCDTTGIEPDIALVKYKKLVGGGVLKIVNNTVPLALQRLGYSADAIASTLEFIDKVETIEGAPELRDAHLPVFDCAFKPQNGTRSIHYMGHIRMMGAVQPFLSGAISKTVNMPTEATPADIETAYLEAWKLGLKAIAVYRDGCKRSQPLNTGKAKEEEKRESAGERLARRRLPDERRALTHKFSIGGHEGYMTVGMYDDGSPGEVFITMAKEGSVVSGLMDSFATSISMALQYGVPLKVLCDKFSHMRFEPSGFTGNPDIPIAKSISDYLFRWLALKFLPSEGAVAEAPQNALPPGSAPTGSSARAAQQTVEAKPLAASSNGHANGSSNGVQTAYKRESDAPPCPTCGSITVRNGACYKCVNCGSTTGCS
- a CDS encoding error-prone DNA polymerase, whose translation is MPRYAELRCRSCFSFLEGASHPEELVARASELGLSALALTDVNGLYGIVRAHGEAKRRGLPLLVGAELVVTGLATGRPARLVLLAQDREGYAGLCRLATRAHGAEDPARAAPRRPREEVAVALEAVAARARGLFALFPGADGDAAARLKEIFGARLALAVARHRVAGEEARVLAARAIGRRLGIRIAVTNDVHTHDRRRQVLQDVLTCVRHGTTVDRAGRRLFPNAERTLKAPEEMARLWGDFPEGLEAAAEIADGCRFRLEEIRGEHPLPPVVVDRATLAGGAATAMSSPAQDARAVAAVPNRSLRTTPTPAAESMAAHPERSDSASAEARSRGTTPTPTATPTATPTATPTATPTATPTPTATPTATPTATPTATPTATPVPPGKEAAHPERSDSASAEARSRGTTSTPIDPADGVSGMALLRALVREGARWRYGGEPPEDVARQLARELELVEQLGYASYFLTVWDVVRFARSRGILCQGRGSAANSAVCYALGITAIDPVRMGLLFERFISAERGEPPDIDIDFEHERREEVIQYVYERYGRDRAGMVCEVITYRGKSALRDVGKALGLSLPQVDRLAKLVGMYEDLSEVGPELLAQAGLDVEASDRVRMTLDLARELQGFPRHLSIHVGGFVITRRPLCETVPIEPAAMPGRTIVQWDKDDLADLDLLKVDLLGLGMLTALSRALALLAAHRPAPALPTAAGLAHPDSLATIPPEDPAVYDMLCKADSIGVFQIESRAQMSLAPRLKPRNFYDLVISVGIVRPGPIQGGMVHPYLRRRDGKEQVRYPYPPLEPVLAKTLGVPLFQEQIMRLAVVAAGFTPGEADELRRLMTHRRSHEKLAAMKARLLAGMAERGISAADAELIFHQLLGFAGYGFPESHSASFALLVYASAWLRRYHPAAFACALLNSQPMGFYAPHTLVEDAKRHGVEVRGVDVCASGWESGLEGRAPGEPAGAGEAPAIRLGLHLVRGLPRDVGDAIVAARRARPLADLGDLVRRGGLSRAWLVRLAEADALGSLAPDRRGAIWRSLAMEADGGDLFAGVTPAEPDATLPSASAAEEVSEDFATTSVSVRGHPMAVLRGTLPGGAVRTARELTRLPDRAPVEVAGLVIVRQRPQTAAGIVFVSLEDETGIANLVVMPDVYERFRPVVRAAPFLLARGRVERSGEVVNVRVSSVAPLALAPQVGNRAREFR